The following coding sequences lie in one Notolabrus celidotus isolate fNotCel1 chromosome 6, fNotCel1.pri, whole genome shotgun sequence genomic window:
- the arntl1a gene encoding aryl hydrocarbon receptor nuclear translocator-like 1a, with translation MEGDDFNTEAVMNICDDLMADQRMDISSTMTDFMSPGSTDLISSSISTPGMDYTRKRKGSTTDYQIDGFSFDDMDPDKDKLGSDQQGRIKNAREAHSQIEKRRRDKMNSFIDELASLVPTCNAMSRKLDKLTVLRMAVQHMKTLRGAANPYTEANYKPSFLSDDELKHLILRAADGFLFVVGCDRGKILFVSESVYKILNYSQNDLIGQSLFDYLHPKDIAKVKEQLSSSDTAPRERLIDAKTGLPVKTDITPGPSRLCSGARRSFFCRMKCNRPSVKVEDKDFPSTCSKKKADRKSFCTIHSTGYLKSWPPTKMGLDEDNEPDNEGCNLSCLVAIGRLHPHIVPQPSLADIRVKPTEYVSRHAIDGKFVFVDQRATAILAYLPQELLGTSFYEYFHQDDIGHLAECHRQVLQMREKINTNCYKFKIKDGSFITLRSRWFSFMNPWTKEVEYIVSTNTVVSCPMMEGSDYPQSAASPQSMDSVLTSEGGGRRALQTVPGIPGGTRAGAGKIGRMIAEEVMEIQRIRGSSPSSCGSSPLNITSTPPPDTCSPGGKKIQNGGTPDLPSTGIIPGPDSVGYPYSNQSIMSDNSHLSIDIMDEPGSSSPSNDEAAMAVIMSLLEADAGLGGPVDFSDLPWPL, from the exons ATGGAAGGAGATGATTTTAACACAGAGGCTGTGATGAACATCTGTG ATGACCTGATGGCAGACCAAAGGATGGACATCTCGTCTACAATGACTGACTTCATGTCCCCTGGCTCCACTGACCTCATCTCCAGCTCCATCAGCACGCCTGGCATGGACTACACCCGAAAGAGGAAGGGCAGCACCACAGACTACCA AATCGATGGCTTCTCATTTGA TGACATGGACCCAGACAAAGACAAACTGGGAAG TGACCAGCAGGGCCGGATTAAGAATGCCAG AGAGGCCCACAGCCAGATCGAGAAGCGTCGCAGGGACAAGATGAACAGCTTCATTGATGAGCTCGCGTCGCTGGTGCCCACCTGCAACGCCATGTCCCGCAAGCTGGACAAACTGACGGTCCTGCGCATGGCGGTCCAGCACATGAAGACACTCAGAG GTGCAGCCAACCCTTACACAGAGGCCAACTACAAGCCCTCCTTCCTCTCAGATGACGAACTGAAGCACTTAATACTAAGG GCTGCTGATGGCTTCCTGTTCGTGGTCGGGTGTGACCGTGGAAAGATCCTCTTTGTTTCTGAATCTGTGTACAAGATTCTCAATTACAGCCAG AACGATCTGATAGGTCAGAGTCTGTTCGACTACCTTCACCCCAAGGACATCGCCAAGGTTAAAGAGCAGCTGTCTTCTTCTGACACGGCCCCACGAGAAAGACTCATTGACGCTAAAA ctggTCTTCCAGTGAAGACGGACATCACCCCGGGTCCTTCCAGGCTCTGCTCCGGAGCCAGGCGGTCGTTTTTCTGCAGGATGAAGTGTAACAGGCCCTCAGTCAAAGTCGAGGACAAAGACTTTCCTTCCACATGCTCTAAGAAAAAAG CAGACCGCAAGAGCTTCTGCACCATCCACAGCACGGGCTACCTGAAGAGCTGGCCCCCCACAAAGATGGGTCTCGATGAGGACAACGAGCCCGACAACGAGGGCTGCAACCTGAGCTGCCTGGTGGCCATTGGACGCCTGCATCCCCACATCGTTCCCCAACCCAGCCTGGCAGACATCCGGGTGAAGCCCACAGAGTACGTCTCCCGGCACGCCATCGATGGCAAGTTTGTCTTCGTGGACCAGAG AGCTACAGCCATTCTCGCttacctgccccaggagctgctgggaACCTCCTTCTATGAGTATTTCCACCAGGACGACATCGGCCACCTGGCAGAGTGCCACAGACAAG TGCTGCAGATGAGAGAGAAGATAAACACCAACTGTTACaagtttaaaatcaaagatgGCTCCTTCATCACGCTTAGGAGCCGATGGTTCAGCTTTATGAACCCCTGGACCAAGGAGGTGGAGTACATCGTCTCCACCAACACTGTCGTGTC GTGTCCCATGATGGAGGGATCCGACTATCCTCAATCTGCTGCCTCGCCACAAAGCATGGACAGTGTTCTCACTTCAGAGG GTGGAGGACGGCGGGCGCTACAGACAGTGCCTGGCATCCCTGGTGGCACGAGAGCAGGGGCTGGAAAGATTGGACGCATGATTGCAGAAGAAGTGATGGAGATCCAGAG gaTCCGAGGCTCCTCCCCCTCCAGCTGTGGCTCCAGTCCTCTGAACATCACCAGCACCCCTCCACCCGACACCTGCTCTCCAGGGGGCAAGAAG ATCCAGAATGGAGGGACGCCTGACCTGCCCAGCACGGGGATCATTCCTGGACCTGATTCTGTGGGCTACCCCTACTCCAACCAGTCCATCATGA GTGACAACTCCCACCTGAGCATAGACATCATGGACGAGCCCGGTTCC